Within Babylonia areolata isolate BAREFJ2019XMU chromosome 3, ASM4173473v1, whole genome shotgun sequence, the genomic segment aaaaccacacatacacacacatagcacaacgcaaacacaacacaaccatatatccacacacaaagcaccacacacacacagagcacaaccacacacacacacagagggcacatccacacacacagagtatgtactGGAAACCTTTTTAAGAAAAAATATAAATTCTGTTAAAACAACATTTAAACAAGCTTAGATTAAAACTAAGTCAAAACAAACATCCCACCACAAAAATTAGGTTTCTATGTGTATTAGAACCAAAGTTACAGTCAATTGAAGTTAATTAAAATTAAGCCTTTCTGCGTGTCATTTTGAGCTTTTGGACAAATCTCCAATTTTACAGAATCACTGCATGTATACTAAACAACGGAGACAGCTAAAAATTAAGGAAAATGATATTTTGTTCATAGTAAAGATGCTTAAAATTTTTTTCCAGCTATATTACCTGATCGTTTTATTGATACTGAGCTATAAAAtccagttgtttttttgcaaattcTCACACAGCAAAATTTGTCAAAATAGCAACAGATGCAGTTTCATCATTTATCAAGCTATTTTTAAGAAATAAAGTGATTTGTATTCAGCTGAGCAAGGCCTTTAAAATGGGGTACAGCAATAATTCAAtttgaagaaattttttttaGATCTATTTCATATGATCTCTAGGATTTAAcattaaattcttcttcttcttttttttttttttaactggacagACACACGTATCAAGTTGCAGGAAGGATGATGTTCTGGAAAAACagaattttttgtgtgtaataatTTGTGTTTTGTAAATAAAAGTGAAACCGCTACTATATAATATGTCTGCTGATTAATTTCATTTCAACAAACAGCAACTTAGCATACTTATCATTAATTCCAtcttgaaaataagaaaaaacgaTCATCACTTTAGTTAGATTTGAAACGAGGTGTGGCAGTATGGGGTATTCCCAGTGACTGAGCACTTTCATGCACTGATTTATGAAAAATACCCCCTCTTAAATGTTAATCGATGATATAATCAACAGTGCGATAGTAAAATCAAATGAACTCCAAGGTTTCAGAACCGACCAAGCTCATTGTTGAAGTCTGGCTCTGCTTCTACTGCCATTTTGGCATCCGAATGATGCACAGCCGCTCTTTCGACTCAGAGCTTGTCTGCACCAGTATTACCACGTGGTAGTTGGGTATACCTTttgaaaggaaattaaaaaagctTCTCATTAATATCTATGATTACTACTGTACTTATTACCAATTTTGAGAATTTTAAGTTTAAAGTCAAGCGAAAATCGTATTTTACACGTTGTTTTCACAATATGTGGTTTTGCAAGCCGAACGAATATTCACTGAAAAGATGGGTTCAGACAAACACAGCTCTACTAAAAATAACTCTGTAGATCAGATGGGACAGGCAAGCcaagcaaagaaaagagagacacgaAAACCAGTTGATGCGATCTGTGTCGGAGTGGTCGGCCACGACGTGCAAGAAGCCTTTCGACTACCCCTGATTTTTACTCTTTTATTCAACAAAGATAAAatacagatgaaaaacaaaaacagaactggAAAGAGGAGAAAGTGAACTTATTTCCATATAAAATGTATCTTTATTTCTTAATCATCACTCAAGTTacaggcttggggaaaatgacgTTTTTTAGTCTTTGCTTCAGTTTGACGAGTGAGGCTGCTGATACCTACACagagcacaaccacacacacacacagcacaaccacacacacacacacactcacataaccaccacacacacacacagagcacaaccacacacacgcatacacacagaacacaatcacacacacacatatagcacaaccacacatacacacacagacaaagcacaacgcacatacacagcacaaccaagcacacacacacacacaaccatgcacacacacaccacaaccatatacacacacagagcacaaccatgcacacacatagcacaaccacatacacgcacagagcacaaaccacacacagagcacaaccacatacacacagcacaaccacacacacacacacagagcataaccacatacacgcacagagcacaaaccacacacagagcacaaccacatacacacagcacaaccacacacacacacacagagcataaccacatacaaacacagagcacaaccacccacacagcacaactgcacacacagcacaaccacacacacaatctcacagaatcaccacccacacacacagaacaaccacacacacacacacagaaaacaacctcacacacacagaacaaccacacacacacattgaaccaccacacacacacacacactgaacaaccacatacacacacagaacaaccacatacacacactgaaaaaccacacatacacacactaaacaaccacacacacacacacactgaacaaccacacatacacacactgaacaaccacacatacacatactgaacaaccacacacacacacacacacacacacacacacagaaccaccacacacacacagaggtggagaaAGGGTGTGATGGTGCATACACACTGACCTTGCTGGGCATGACCTTGTAGAGGGTGGAGGCTGAGCTCTTCCCTTCACTGCCTCCATCGTCAAACCTGGACCTGGGGGGGTTGTCTGCAACATGCACACCACTCACTGACACCTTCTGTCCTCCTCAAACACATTGGGCTTTGCTGTACTGTTAACTGCCATCATGTTATAAAAGTACTTACCAACAAAAATTGGTGTACtttcaaaaaaaaacacacaaaaaaccaaacaaacaaaaaaacaacaacaaaaaaccagcaacaacaaaacgtgtCTTTGACATTGACTGACAAAGTAATTTAGTTCTGTTTGGTATGCCTCCTTTCCATTGCTTACTGTCACACCCTGTCATGCTACAAGGCCAACAGTCACTGTCCTCAATGTCATGCTGTTCTATGGTACACTGCAACATGCCCTGTCATGTTGTTCTGCAGTATGTCCCCAATGTCATGTTACTGTTCTATGGTACACTGCAACATGCCCTGTCATGTTTTACAGTCACTGTCCCCAATGTCATGCTGTTCTATGGTACACTGCAACGTGCCCTGTCATGTTGTTCTGCAGTATGTCCCCAATGTCATGTTGCTGTTCTATGGTACACTGCAAATATGCCCTGTCATGTTTTACAGTCACTGTCCACAATGTCACGCTGTTCCATGGTACACTACAACGTGCCCTGTCATGTTGTTCTGCAGAATGTCCCCAATGTCATGTTGCTGTTCTATGGTACACTGCAACGTGCCCTGTCATGTTGTTTTGCAGTCTGTCCCCAATGTCATGTTGCTGTTCTATGGTACATTGCAACATGCCCTGTCATGTTTTACAGTCACTGTCCCCAATGTCATGCTGTTCTATGGTGCACTGCAACTTGCCTTGTCATGTTTTACAGTCACTGTCTCCAATTACATGTTGCTGTTCTAAAGTACACTGCAACATGCCCTGTCATGTTTTGCAGTCATTGTCCCCAACCTCATGTTGCTGTTCTATAGTGCACTGCAACATGCCCCCTTCATGTTATGTAGTCATTGTCCCCAATGTCATGTTGCTGTTCTATGGTACACTGCAGCATGCCGTCATGTTATATAGTCATTGTCCCCAATGTCATGTTGCTGTTCTATGGTGCACTGCAACATGCCCTGTCATGTTTTACATGTCATCAACTCTTACCTgttctgggtggggtgaggaatgAGTGCATAAAATCTGAACAGTCTTTTGACAGTTTATGTGTCACTAAAAATAATAAACATTGCCAAAAATTTGTTGAACAATTTTTGTGCTCATCTCAAGACAGCAACTGAGCCTCAAGAACAGACCCAAAGATTGATTTTCTTCAGTTGTGCTGTGACCAAAGCACCATGGCCCCTTGTCTTAACATTTTACCCCAACACTATCCATCCAGCAACCATTCAATCCCAAAACCTGAACATACATTTGTGatattatgattataatcattTGACAGTAACAGCCCCAAACATGACCCAAACATGCACATTTTCTTATATGCTCTGACTACATAAAGCTCCATGTTCATTCAGATCTTAAACATTTATTCCTGTCATACTTGCTCCTGAGACAAACAGAtgtgtggtgtagcctatatggataaGTCTGCACActatgacacctccttgaaactgaaactgaaattgagagAGATACTCCTGCATTTCAGAGACCAACAGACTGAAGTGGacgcttccaccaccaccaccatccccatctgCCCACCACCCAAAGAAGAGCAAAGTGAGACTCCAAGTAACCTACCCCAAACACCTCCACTACTGGTGTGCCTTGAAGACCTGTTGTCTGtgtcatcatctgcaccattcaaTGATGGCTGCACACAAACCATTGCATACTCATCATTCATAAACATTATCTGTTTCTTTGTGGCAAAACATAAACCACAATAATTCTTTTTCTTGTCAGAATGATATGTTCAGATGGCTAAACAAAAACTATCATACAATCGAGTAAGACAGCAAAGAAGAGGAGATATTGTTTACATGTCATAACAATAATTCATTCTTATATAGCGTTTTAATACAAGCAGAAGCaaactcaaagcactttacaaatctATTTcttaaaataatgaataaacactAAAACAGTAAAACTGAGATTTTTAAAAATGTAAAAGTAATCAAAACACATTCATTGGTTCTATAAATTGACAGTTGACAAGACCGCCTGGTACATATCCTAAATGCAAGAACATGCATGTGAACCTGCGTAACTCAAGTGTCCCTGGAATCCAATGTCATAAAGTTAGTATGTGCACTGACCAAAAGGGATAGCTCTAAAGCTGTGTCATCAGGACACTGTTtacagggtttgttttgttttgttttggagcaGGATGGGACCTAAAATTCGGGACTCCTTTCAAACGATGGCAATTAAGACAATGCAGTTGAGATGGTCCGTTTAGGTTAGGGATGATCTGACACTGTATCCAAGCATCAACAAGGCCTGAGAGATAGTCACCTACAGGAAATAAGAGCAGCACTCACAAAGATACATGTGTGAAGGGATGACCCTAACTGTGTGGTCACAGTCTTCCCACATCACACTCTGATGGGACTCACACCAATGTCCTCCCTGTCATTAGCGCTGATCCTCTTACAAGCAAGAAACTTTGACCaccatgacagacagcagtggcaGCAGAGGGCCCACTATGATAGAAAGCAGTGGGAACACAGGGCCCACTATGACAGCCAGCAGTGGGAACACAGGGCCCACTATGACAGCAGTGGGAGCAGAGGGCCCACTATGGCAGAAAGCAGTGGGAACACAGGGACCActatgacagacagcagtgggaAACACAGGGCCCACTATGACAGCAGTGGGAACACAGGGCCCACTATGACAGCCAGCAGTGGGAACACAGGGCCAActatgacagacagcagtgggaACTGAGGGCCCACCGTGATAGACACCAGTGGGAACACAGGGCCCActatgacagacagcagtgggaACAGAGGGCGCACTCACAAAGTCCTGGTTGAAGATGATGTCCTTGTCGTCCCCCTCATGAGAGGAGCGGTCACTGTCGCGACTTTCCCGGGACTCGCCCCTCCCATCCCCTGCGTACTGGCCGCGCCGCACACTGCTGTGGCCACCACCCCCGTAGTTGCTGAACCCCTCTCCTGACGGGTAGAAGTCAAAGTTGCCATACCCAGGATAGCTGCCGTTCACCTGAAACACCAACAGGCAATCAAGCCTCACTGCTATCTCTTGTCAATATACACATAACAGACAGTagcacaaagaaacaacaacattccTGTAAGTCAGCATACCAAATGGACATAAAGACACACCAACACTGTTTCTAACAGAACTgcagacagaggtaaagacatTGCAGCAATCTCTGACAAGATGCTCTGGAGTAAAAACACCCAAAGGTTCTTCACAGATATCATGCTAAGGCATGGGGGACTTCTtcagaaataaaacacaaagaaagtaaACATATCAAAAATAGCAGATAACTTTTATAAATGAATGAAGTCATATAGATCTGGAATAAAATGAATAACATACTGGCACAACATTCCATATACCAGAGTGCTTTATTGGACAACATGATGTATTTTAAACTGTGTGCCTGTGGCATTACAGTCAGTACCCCTTCCCATGCTCCATGACTTGAAAAGAGACccatacttttcacacaaccaATGACCTTTATTGCGCTTTGTGGAATGTAACAGACCCATATGTTCCTGTGGAAAATGTGTCTTATTCAGCCAACAAACAAGGTGAGGAATGATTTTATTTCTGAAGTCCGTATTTCTTTTTAAGATAAGCTCTCAAAATGCTGACTACATTTCTGTTAAGGACTGAACATCCTGGACAAGACAATTCTCAATTTCAGaagatgtgttttgtttttttaacccctgaACAAGTTTGCACCTAAAATGAAGCAAGCTTGTGACCCAGTGTACTGGGAATATTctgcaattcacacacacacaccagtagtaTGGCCACACCCACCTGTCCATATCTGGGGTAGGATGGAGGGGGGAACTTGGCATCACGGCGGGGCATGGAGGTGGGCTGAGCAGCGAAGGGCATGGGGTAGGGGTCAGCGTAGGGGTAGTAGGCCAGGTAGCCATAAttgccgtagtagtagtagtcctccTCCATGGAGTGGTGGCGATGCTTGCTGGCATGACTAGGGGAATGGCGCTTGCTTCCTGCAgcacaatcacaaccacacatCACTCCTCAACCACTGACAGCTGTCAATGCACGCTAGCTATACCACTGTACTAATCTTGATTAAGAAGAGGGACCAAAACTTTTAGCAACAACTTTGTGTTTATATTCTTGCAATATCTATATCAAAAGCATGACACATTCACACTGGCAATTCTGAATGGGGTAAATGGTGTGAACTCACCAAAGGGTGTGGGATGTGAGATGACAAACTATCACGCACCAGGACCTTGTTCCACTGTCCACAGCAACCCTCATATATCAAACCTTATACCATGTCCACAATAACCCCATACACATCAGAACCTTATACCATATCCACAATAACCCCACACACATCAGAACCTTATACCGTGTACACAATAATCAAACACACATCAGAAGCTTACAGTTATACCATGTCCACAGTAACCCTCACACGTCAGACCTTATACCATGTCCACAATAACCCTCACATGTCAGACCTTGTACCATGTCCACAGTAACCCTCACACATCAGACCTTATACTAGTTATAGTTATACCATGTCCACAATAACCCCACACACATCAGAACCTTACGGTTATACCATGTCCACAAAAACCCTCACTTGTCAGACCTTATACCATGTCCACAGTAACCCTCAGATGTCTGACATCATACTATGCCCACAATTACACTCACATATCTGACATGATTTTCGTATTATGCCCAAAACAACACTCACAGTCACATGTCTGACATCATACAATGCCCACAATAACACTCATATCTGAGGACCTTTTACCATGTCCACAATAACCCTCACACAATCAGGGCTTTACCTTCCAAGCACTTACCATCATAGACATCTGTTCCAGAGTTCTGGCGGTTCAGAGGTCGTGGATAATCTGCTCCATAGCGAGCATAGTAGGAGTCCTCACGACGCTGACGGGGACGCTCTAGGATGGGGGTGCTTCTGGACCCAGCGGGCCTCTGTGCACACAGTCAGCCATCATTAGGACAACACACTGACATGGAGTCCAACCAATCCAGGGCTTGACATTAGCGGTTGCCCGACTGCCTGGGGCAAGTAGATCATTGTGTTGGGCAAGTAATGTCCTTAATGAACTTGCCCAACCTGGCAAGTTATATTTTCCAAGAGAAGCATGTTGTGTTTTCAGAAATAGCCATCACGCTCCCGATACCGATCATCAGACTATTCGTCTAGCAGACGATGTTTTGAGTCTGAGCGGTCACCGGAAAAAGAGAGCTATCATGCAGCTCTAAAAGGTGATTTGTCATTGGTTGCTATGTTTGGAGAACCAATGGTAATTTTTCTTGTAGCATAGTTCGTCTTCTACCAATCACTTCACACaactaaaaaaaatcaagacGCTACAGGCTCTAATGAGTTTCCACTTTAAGCCAAACAAAAGTTTGTTTCTAAGAGAAAATGGACTTTAATGGATGAAGAGACAAAATGGAAAAGTCATTTACACAAGTTACAGCAGAAGACTGTCTtcgaagaggagagagaatgcaGTTTTCAGCTGAAATGACTGAAAGAATTTCTGTGGCTGACAGTCAACTGTGAAAACACGCCAAAGGCAGTGGTGGGGGatttgggtgggatggggggggggggggggggttaaacttaAAGTCCAGTTTTATTGAGGGGACTGACAGTCATACATAACAAGGAGTACTGTGGAAAACCCTGTTGCTAAGCAACCTTGTGGTAGATAGAACAGCTGTCTGCACCACTTCCCCCTCTCTGGAACTGTGACCCTTCACCATCCTCTCTCAACCACTGAACCACCCACCCCTTGCAATGTGAACACATTTgatttacacacgcacactctatcTCTGATTGCAAAACCTATCCTGGTGTGACCATCCTGGCAAATGAATTTTCAACAGGGTTGCCCAACCGGACAAGTGAGAAACAGTAACTGTTGACCCCCACCTGAAGAATCTTACTTGGATGAGATGGATCTGTCAATTCCTGACACTGTCCCACAGTGCAAATGCtggattttcttcattttttttaactctgcatgttgctgtatacagtggaggttaaaaaaaagaccAGTCTTGAACTGGCCGTGGACAGTCAACTGGGCTAAACTGAAATCAACAGTActaaaagtgataataataatgtgaaatctgcaataaaaaaaaaaaaatgatatagttTTATAGTGGAAGTTACTAAATCGCAGTCTTGGATATGTTTGCCTGATACACTATTTAAAAGGTATTTTGAGGAGGAGTacacattttatttattgatttttttaaacaacaatacACCCAACACAAATAAAAGGTAAACAGGTCTGCGATCAGTTAAAGAAAAGGGTTTGACTGTTcttactctgtgcgtgtgtgcatatgttgatGCATGAAAGTTACTGAAAGTAGGGCAAGTGCAAAATCTGTCTGGGCAAGTGAATTTTCCAGTGACTTGCCCGACTGGGCAAGTGAGGAAAAAGTTAATGTCAAGCCCTGCAATCAAATTCAAACTTGTTCCACACTGCAACTGTCGACTTTATTACAAAAATACTGATGACAGTACTGATGGAGTATTTATGACTCTATTGATGGAATCTCCTGTCAGACTGACGGATTagtgggcaggcaggcttatctgtcagtgtgtcctcatatgggagaagaggccgaggAGGCGAGGAGAGAAGAGGCGCTATAGCCCAGTGGTTAtagcattggattttcaatctgaggatcccgggttctaatctcgttaacgacacctggtgggtaaagggttgagattttttcccgatctcccaggtcaacatatgtgcagacctgcttgtgcctgaacccccttcgtgtgtatacgcaagcagaagatcaaatacacacattaacccTCCTTCAACATTTCCATCCAATAGCGGCTTACGGTTGAACACCCAAACGTACCCAGTACCACTCATTGAACACATGCTAACTATGGGCacagccattgttgtttacataaacaAGAGTCTCGCGAGATTCACAGCCTCGTTTTCAGCACTTCCTGCCATGCATTTAGCACTTTTCAGAGTCCGATTcgcttgaattttgacaaagctgtgaatttttaaagttgcaagatgagtttgatgaTTGCCAAGAGCTTTAGCATAATCTGAacgattctgaagatgattttgaaccattttaatgatttttgcatgagaatcttgtaaaaatcaaccgtactgagtgacctagatatcAACTGACCGAATTTTGCTGACAATGAGAGTAAAAATGATCCTTGAAACTGAATATAGTGAATTGATCGCCGGATCTccgaaatcatgaatcaaacGCCAGACTCCAAAATCGTGAATCAATGCCGGACTTCCTAAATTGATAatgtcagtgagtcagtcttgTTTCACTGATATTTATAAATAATTGGCATTCTGCATGCTCTTCCTTATTGTGCTAGTTCACTGGAATATATTACTGATTTGGTTAAGTTAAAGTAccaaagttttgaagtttcaaacATGCAAGATGAGTTTGATAACTGATGAGAGTCGTAACGTAATCTGAATgactattctgaagatgatttctaTGTGACAATTTTGTAAAAGTCAATCatactgagtgacctagacatcGACTGACTGAGTTTCACCAATATTGAGAGTGTAGTCGGTACTTGAGAGTAAATCGATCACTGGACCTCCAAAATCGTGAATCAACTGCCCAACCTCCAAACTCATGAATCGATCGCTAGACCGTCAGAATCGATACTGTCAGTTGTTGATTTCACTGATACTTACTGGCGTTCTGCACGATATTCCTGATTTTGCTAGTTCaatggattatatttttcttttcattatggaataattacatgtgaggtaggtttgttgtttgttttagtttgtttgctgttgtttttctccccaccATCATATGAAAACACatcatccctcaaaatgaaaagaacataaaaatcagcatgttgattgaatgattgatgcaattcaagttgagtaagaaaaagaataaaacgaAGATGTGTTAGGAGACACTGCAGACCAGACAAACTTATTCcaaagaaaatcatactgtaattaaaagaatttttttcaaagctgaccatcaaatttgacactttttggggggtgcgggtacatacaaagcaacatgagcctggaaacaaaaattcaTTTGCAACTTTATCATAcgtagaatgcaggaaaaataaatatgtgtaagAAAAGAAGTTAATTATATTTTCAATCAATTTTAATAATTACCCACTATCGAAAGTCACAAGAGTTATTCcccttggcatgggatttcatggGTGATTAGTGCTTAGCAACCTGGGGGTTAgagggttaaagatcctgtaatccatgtcagcattcggtggttatggaaacaagaacaaacccaacatgcacaccctgaaaacgaagtatggctgcctacatggccgggtaaaaatggtcatagtaaaagcccattcgtgtacatgacTCCAGTGAAGATGggaagttgcagctcacgaacaaagaagaagaataatactgATAATTGAACAGAAAAATTGAATGTTTAGGTTCTTTTTCAACCTTTAGTACATAAAATAACTCCTCATCACAATTTTAAATCATGACATCTGAGTCTTTTCTGACAACCAgtcagaatgaatgaaaacacacTACACAAGGGTTTTCCCCGATGTTtagcagtcagaaaaaaaaacttttatcaAAGTATTTCAGCCAATTCCTTTCAGGACTTTGGTGCAAATCACTTGAGCTGTTACTTATTAtcaataaaggggaaaaaagttaATTATCTGTAAGTGTAATGCTTTCCCTGCATCTGCATAAAATAAATACAGGATCAATTAAAAGTGTTGCCTGCCTGAGATTCATTACTCTGTGATTGTGAGACAAAGCgagagggatacacacacacacacacacacaaacaaaatgagataagcaattacCATGCCTTTTTTTCACGCAGccctgagagagtgagtgagtgagttcagTATGCTGACACGTCTCATCTTGTGCACCCCTTACACCCAAAATTAACAGTGTTTTTAGTATCCATGGCTAAAGAGAGCCCTCAGAGCTCACCCTTTACCAGAGTTAAAAATAAAACGACCTGACAGGAGTGTTTTTAAATGGTAGACATACCTGCctccaacccaaacaaacagcccTCTCATCCCCTCTGACCAAGCTCACCCCATCAAGGTCAATGACCTGACACAGCTcaacccagccacacacactgctctTCGGCACAACACTCCTCATTCTGATGGGGAAGCTGCCTTCAACTCCAAAGACTTGTCAGAAATGTTTTATCTTTTTACTAGTTATTTCCCTTGGTCAACACAGGGCAAAACCACCCAGAATTCAAATCCAATCCATGATCTCAAGACGATGCCATTATTCACATGGAAAAAGCGTGCAAGATGAATAAAGCTATTTTGTCAGTATTTGTCTTACAGGGCTTTAAATGACTATGAACAGACGCTGCTTGTCAGATGCATTGCATCACAGATCTTAATAGGTGTAAGACTAAAGTTTGAACATGCTTAAATCAAGGAAGATGTATCATGATTCATACAAGTTTCCAACTCTGAAGGGACTTTCCACTTTATCATCaatcataaattaaaaaaatatacacgCAAGCTATATGTGTGGATGAGAGCTTCTGATCCTCTTTCATCCGAGTGAGAAAAGTGAAGCAATCAATACAAAAGGCAACAAAGGCGATGAACTTACAGTGTTTTCATTTGAATCGGGAAAGCTGAGCCAAGGTGGAGCAAAGTCGTTCTTGGGGGCGTTGCTGGCTGCCATCACTACTGTTCCATTCTGGAACCCTCTgcacaggcatgtacacacatTTATAAAATTATACATGTATCAACACATTACATCCAACTTCACTCATTTAAGCAATAACAACTTCATTCCATGAATATAACCCACcaaaaattgtaaatattataaaatatgtgtgtgagagagagagagagagagagagaggggagagagcggggagagagaggggagagagagagagagagagagagagagagagagagtgcatgtgtgcgtgtgtatgtgtacacttttgcgtgtgaatgacaatgAGAACAAACTCTCTCAACCTTCTCTGGTTTTCCCAACAGGACAATAAAACAATGGAACCTTCAAATgagtacatgtacatacacatatttccAACTGTAAagctttaaggaaaaaaaaaaggcaggcagTCTGTAACATCAGGACAACCAAGGTTAAAGACTGTGCATGACCAGCAGATGAATGAACTAATTTTGCCAGCATAACAATGAACGAACAAACTTCACTGACATAAACATAAATGAATCTATTCCGCCAGCATGACAATGATTTCAATGAATTAGCTTTGCGTAATATGACAATAAATAAACTTTGCCAACATGACAATGACTGAACCAAAAACTTATTCCATAAGACAGCGACTAAATTCTGCcaaaatgacaataaaaaaaacttgGCAATATCAGCATAAATAACCTTTGCCTGTATGACAAAGAATTTGCTTGTCTCACCTTGGCTTGAATGAACTGCGAGACTGACCA encodes:
- the LOC143279904 gene encoding uncharacterized protein LOC143279904 isoform X2: MAASNAPKNDFAPPWLSFPDSNENTRPAGSRSTPILERPRQRREDSYYARYGADYPRPLNRQNSGTDVYDGSKRHSPSHASKHRHHSMEEDYYYYGNYGYLAYYPYADPYPMPFAAQPTSMPRRDAKFPPPSYPRYGQVNGSYPGYGNFDFYPSGEGFSNYGGGGHSSVRRGQYAGDGRGESRESRDSDRSSHEGDDKDIIFNQDFPSLNGADDDTDNRSSRHTSSGGVWDNPPRSRFDDGGSEGKSSASTLYKVMPSKGQRQSPTPAKEILSTQMVRPKPTDKKSQFLKTLRKDMENGMHNGVADHQESNNNVRKGEEEAEVVNGVSELQLDQDLDQQCNGSIKILSSSMEREYSFLFSLGWDPQAETELITEDEKREFLKRSGKVKEEQQRNGRTRVLPKSWSSPQHLANSPAAAPPADMNETLSSSDSSDEDL
- the LOC143279904 gene encoding uncharacterized protein LOC143279904 isoform X1 yields the protein MAASNAPKNDFAPPWLSFPDSNENTRPAGSRSTPILERPRQRREDSYYARYGADYPRPLNRQNSGTDVYDGSKRHSPSHASKHRHHSMEEDYYYYGNYGYLAYYPYADPYPMPFAAQPTSMPRRDAKFPPPSYPRYGQVNGSYPGYGNFDFYPSGEGFSNYGGGGHSSVRRGQYAGDGRGESRESRDSDRSSHEGDDKDIIFNQDFPSLNGADDDTDNRSSRHTSSGGVWDNPPRSRFDDGGSEGKSSASTLYKVMPSKSGSMRKDSRDSVRLNGSVRDASPLASVKSGSGREGQRQSPTPAKEILSTQMVRPKPTDKKSQFLKTLRKDMENGMHNGVADHQESNNNVRKGEEEAEVVNGVSELQLDQDLDQQCNGSIKILSSSMEREYSFLFSLGWDPQAETELITEDEKREFLKRSGKVKEEQQRNGRTRVLPKSWSSPQHLANSPAAAPPADMNETLSSSDSSDEDL